The Gordonia mangrovi genome includes the window AGGTCGCGCGCCTGCGCCATGGTGGGTCGCCGTGCCGGGCTCGGCTCCAGGAGTCGCAGCAGTACCGGCTCGAGTGCGCCGGCTCGGGTCATCGGATTGATGCGGGCGCGGGCCACTTTGTGCAGCAAGGCGAGTGAATCGTCGTCCACCCCGAATGGTGGTCGTCCTTCGACCAGGGTGTAGACCGTGGCGCCGAGTGAGTACACATCGGATGCCTCGGTCGGTTCGGCGCCGCGGGCGACCTCCGGCGCGAAATATGCCGGTGTTCCGGTGATCACACCCGAACTGTGCAGACTGACCTCGTCCTTGAGGCGGGAGATGCCGAAGTCGGTGATCTTGACCAGACCGGCGGTGCGGCCGGTGGTCGTCACAAGCAGGTTGCCCGGTTTGATGTCGCGGTGGATGATGCCCGCGGTGTGTGCGGTGGTCATCGCGTCGGCCACCTGGGCGCCGATCTGCGCGGCCTGTCGCGCATCGAGAGTCTTTGTGGTGTGCAGGATCTGGGCAACACTGCGGGATGGGAGATACTCCATCACCAGCCACGGCTCCCCGCTGTCGAGGGCCACGTCGTGCATCGCGATGGCGTTGCGGTGCACGAGTTTGGCGGCGATGCGTCCCTCGCGCATCGCGCGTTGCCGGATGCTGTCGGCGGTCTCGTCGCTCAGTCCCTCGGTGGAGACCACCTGCTTGACCGCGACGTCGCGGTCGAACAGCTGATCACGGGCCAGCCAGACCGATCCCATGCCGCCGCCGCCGATGCGCGATCGCAATCGGTACCGCCCGGCGACCAGGTACTGGGGACCGGGCGTGCGA containing:
- a CDS encoding serine/threonine-protein kinase; its protein translation is MPTTPDHRRTPGPQYLVAGRYRLRSRIGGGGMGSVWLARDQLFDRDVAVKQVVSTEGLSDETADSIRQRAMREGRIAAKLVHRNAIAMHDVALDSGEPWLVMEYLPSRSVAQILHTTKTLDARQAAQIGAQVADAMTTAHTAGIIHRDIKPGNLLVTTTGRTAGLVKITDFGISRLKDEVSLHSSGVITGTPAYFAPEVARGAEPTEASDVYSLGATVYTLVEGRPPFGVDDDSLALLHKVARARINPMTRAGALEPVLLRLLEPSPARRPTMAQARDLLADVAAGERGSIHQVLTSPITTPDGGLPTWAQRSPRPPRTHPTGTHLPVGGPLPARPPAPPQGVDDRPSTVATATESATHRPATRDGFGLAGLSPTMLALALGAVVLVILVIVAIVVAG